CTGGTGATGCGGATCGGTTTCCCAACGTTGGGAATGTAGAGCCACATGTTGTCGCCGAGCCGGAGGGTACTGCGCCCCTTTTCACTGGCCGGAGCGAGAAACACGGCGGCGATCTTGTCCGAACCCTTCTTTACGGAAAAAAGGGTAAATTCCTTCTTTCGACCATCAGGTTCCACGTTGATCAGTTTCCGGTACATCTCGTAGGATTCGGGGTTCAGGTTCCGGTCCACCTGCTTGAGCAGCGCCGTGCCATCCAGGGCGAAAACCGGGGACGACAGGAGCAGGAAGAACAAGAAAGATATGGCGCATTTCATCTTCATGGCTTTTCCTTTCGTCTAAACATGTCGCAGGGCGTTAATCGGCTCCATGCGCGAGGCCTTGAAGGCCGGCTGCAGACTGGCAAGAACCGAGACGATGATGACAATTCCGGCAATCGAAAGCAGTGCGCCGGGGTGGACCGTAGCCTCCAGGAGCAGCCCCCGCTGCTGCCCGAAATTGAAGGTGATGTGGGCCAGATTCAGGATAAAGATCAGCAGCACACCCAGCCCGCAACCGATGAGCGTTCCCAGGATGCCGAGGGAAAACCCTTCCAGCATGAACAAAGCCAGGATCTTACCGGGAGGCGTGCCGATCGCCGCCATCGTCCCAATCTCCCGGATCCGCTCATAAACGGCCATGATCATCACGTTCAGAACGCTGATGAGCACCAGGGCGACGAGCATCAGCTTGATAAAAAAGGTCATGACATCGAGCATTCGGGCTATATTGAAAAATGGGGTCAGACCCTCCCAGGTATGAATCTCCAGGGGAAATTTGCCGTCCTTCCCGAATGCCGAAGCCAACCGTTTTTCCAACTCAGTGAAAGTTAATTGCAACCGGTCAAAATCCTTCAGGCGGATGGCCACCTCGCTGATTTCCAATTCCGGCATCCGGAGAACATCCGCCGCATCTTCGATGTGGAGGTAACCGTCCCGTCCGCCGGGACCCGTTACGCTTTCCAGGATGCCCGCCACAACGAAGGGTTTCCCGTTAACGGACCCGTCCTTGTTCGTCGCCACAATGACGACGGGATCGCCCACCTTGACTTTCATCCCTATCGCCAGCAGGGAAGGGATAAAGATTTCCCCCCTGCCGAGGGTCTTCTTCCCCTCGGCAATGCGCGAGGTCAGGAGCGGAACCGTTTTAAATTCCCGCTCAGGATAGACGCCGTTGAGGCGGATATTCGTCGATTCACTGAAATTGCTGAAGAGACCGCCGAACTTGAGGCGGGGCGAGTAGGCTTCAATGTCTTTCTGCTGCTGCAGCGTCTCTTCAATCCGGGCGAAGGCCGAAGCCTTCAGATTCAGGTTGAGGGGGAGATTGTCGATGGAGGCGACATAGCCCTTTTTGTGGATCTGAATGTGACCCAGCATGGCGTCGGTAATCTGGCCGATCATCATGGCCTTGAAAGATCCGGAAACGGCCATGAACACCAGGACAAAAACAACGCCGATGGTGATCAGGGAGGCCGTAAGCAGCGTCCGGCGCTTGTAGCGCAACAGGTTCCGCAGGGCAATTTTATAGAGATCCATCATGGCTTATCCTCCCCATTGTTTTGGTTTTTGAGCAGACCGTCTTCGAGGGTAAAAAGAATCTCCACCTCGTCAACCAGCTTCTGGTCATGGGTGGAAAAAATAAAAGTGGTCCGGCGTTCATCCCGGATCTTTTTCATCAGTTCAATGACGGTGTGCGCCGTATGGGAGTCCAGGTTGGCCGTGGGTTCATCGGCCAGAACGATTTTGGGATTCGTCACCAGAGCCCGGGCGATGGCCACCCGCTGCTTCTGGCCGCCGGAAAGCTGGTCCGGCCGCTTTTTTGCCTGGTCTGCCATTCCTACGGTTTCCAGCAGGGCCGTCACGCGCCTACGTCGTTCTTCCGGTGGGACCTTCTGGACCATAATCAGAGGGTATTCGATGTTTTCATAGGCCGTGAGTACCGGCAGCAGATTGAAATCCTGAAAGATAAAACCAATGTTGGCCCCCCGGAACGCGGCGCCCTGCCGGCGGTCCAGAGTCCCCACATCCGTGCCCGCTACGGTAAGGCGGCCGGAGGTAGGGGCATCCAGGCAGCCGATAATGTTGAGCAGAGTCGTCTTCCCGCTCCCCGACGGTCCGATGAAAGAAACAAAAGAGGCGGGATCGATGGCAAAGCTGATGCCGCCGATGGCCCGTATAATGATGTCACCCGTCTGATAATCTTTGGTAATTGCTTCCGCGACGACAAGACTCATTCTTCCCTCCTTTATTTGTTTGAATGAGAAATTCCATAATCCAGGACAAAAAGCATCCCCCATCCGGTCTTGATCATCTTCCCCTGTGGCAGTAAAAAGGGTATCCCCGCATATCGCTTTTCTGCAGGGTTATTTTCATTTCATCAGACCTCCCGAAAGACTGTATCATGGAAAGCGCAATCGTTTGAAATCATTCTTGGTTCTTGATCCATGCGTTGCAATGGTTGCAGTATTTCATTTCTCCGGCCGAGGCTGGCAGGATTTGTATCGTGGTATGATTGATTCCGTATTTTGTTATCAGCATCTTCTGAACCGCATTGATCATCGTTTCGGTATCCGGGAAATCCATGTCTGATTTAAGATGGGCGGATAGCAGCCGTTGCGCGGCGCCGGTCTGCCAGATGTGCAGATCGTTCACTTCTGCAACGCAAGGGATCGCCAGCAGATCGTTTCGGACTTCCACGTAATCGATGTCCGGCGGCACGGCGTCTATGAGGGCATTGACCGTATGCCGGATAATTTTGTAGATTTCGCGGGCAATGAAAATGCAGATGATCATCGAAATCAGCGGATCAATGATAGGCCAGCCGAAGAATGTAATCAACAGGGCGCCGACGATGACCCCAAGAGATAGCAGGGCATCCTGCAGCGAATGGAGCCAGGCGCTTTTCATATTGAAATTCCGTCCCGAGATTTTCTGCAAGAGCAATGTAGCCACTCCATTACCGACAAGGGCTACGATGGCGACCCACAACATTTCCTGCCCGGCAATTTCCGGCGGCGACGTCAGTCGCTTGAGGGTTTCCCAGAAGACAAAGGCGATGACCACCGAAAGGACAATGCTGTTGACGAAGGCAGCAATAAATTCGAACTTGTGATAGCCGTATGTCTTTCTTTCATTAGCAGGGCGACGGGAAATCCTCTCTGCCCAATAGCTGAAGCCCATGGCGGCAATGTCGCTCAGATTGTGGATAGCATCGGAGATCAGGGCCATGCTCTGGATGAGCAGTCCGAAAATCATCTCGAAGACCACGATCCCGCCGTTAATCACCATGGCGAAGAGCAGGTTCTTCAGCGAAGCCGGCGGTTCGTGATTATTGTGATTGTGTCCCAATGCTATTTTCCTTTCTGTAGACATTTTACAGCGAATCCTTTGGAAACTAATTTAATCAGAACAGCAGATGATATGAGCAATACCCAAAGAAAAACACTGGGAAGGCCCTGCTCCCATGAAGAGAGTAAAGCCTTTCCAGTGTAATCGGATTATCTCCCCCAGCCCCAGCCGGCCCAGACGGGAACGCCGGCAGAGTCTCTGAGGACGAGAACCTTGTCTCCCTTTTTGACTTCCGCCGCGATGATGACGGGCTTGTTCGAGAAAGTGGTTCGGGTTCCTTTAATTTCCACTTGATCGCCCTTATTCACCTTGGTATCGAGACGTTCGAAATACCAACTGGGACCCAGGTGCACGGAAATGGTTTCCTTCTCCGTTTTGACCGTCAGCGCGATTCCCTGGTTCATTTGCCGCATGGGGACGGTCTGCTCGATCCCCACAACCGTGCCGACGAGGGTTTCCAGATTGGCCGCGTTATACAATCCCTGGTAAGGCGAGCCCATGCCCCAGCCACCGCTGCCGCGACCACCCCATCCGCCCCCTCTTCCCGGACCGGCAAAAGCCAAAGAAGCAGTTAAAAGAAACGTGATAACGATCATCATACCAGCCATCCTTTTTGTTTTCATCGGTCTTCTCCTTTCATCGGACAATCCTGCTGTCCCTGAAGAATGTTCAATGACCCCGCATGCCCCGGTCCATTGCGGGAGGCATGCCCATGCCGCGCCGATCTCTCATACTCTTTCCGGAGCCGTCTTTACGGTCCGCTTCGTACCTCTTGAATATGGCCTGCTGTTCCGTCGTCAGGATACTGAAAACTGCCTGTCGATTGCTGTCTATTTTATCCCGAATGCGTGACCGCAGGGTCCGGACCTCCCGCTCAACGTCGGTGATCCTGTCTTGATCAAGCGATCTCTGCAGCCAAAGCTGCTTGAGCTCGTTGCTCCTGCTGTATAACTCGTCCTGAAGAGGTTGGATTTCTTTGCTGTGCGCTTCCCGTAGAGTGATGATCCGGGCCTTTTGATCCGCTGTAAGGTTCAGTCTGGCAATCATCCGGTCATCGAGGTTAGAGCCGTACCCGTAACCCGGCCTACCTCCGCCTTCACGATACGCCTGGACATTTGCAGAGATTGCGACAATCAATAAAACAACAATCCCGATGACCCTTATTGTTTTCATGGCCATCTGCTCCTCTCCCGGCCTTTATATTACTAAACAGCAATATATATGCCGGGAAATCAGCAACGTCCGGGGGCTTGAAAGACAGGGTATTCAGCGTGATAATTATTATTATGATTGTGTTTTATCGTCTTCTGTCCGGTTAATAAGTATCCATATGCGGTATCCAGTTGGATAATCTGTATCCATGGCGCGGAATATAGACTCCTGGAACGGCGGTTGCGGTTTCCTATGAGGAATGCACTAGAGAGTGACCGCACCAAGCTGGTCGGCCCCAAGATATTTACCTATACAGAGCGTATTTCCTTGCTGTTTCTTCCACCACCCGGCGGACATCTGCCAGGCATCAGCTCCTTTTGGGATTTTTCTGAGTGCAATCACATCCACCGTTCCTATTTGCGAGGGCAATCTTTTCGAGAATGGTTGAGCGGCCGTGATCTATGTAGTCCTTTTCAATCTCTGCTTTCGTGTAATTGAAGCAATAGCATATGGGATCATTATCCTTAAAATCCGCGTCGTCGTTAAAAGGGCCGAGTTTTATCATAGAATATCCTCTTTTCATCGTTAATAGCCTGAGCAGGGGATGCATGCCGGCTGACCATCCTTGATCCGGTTCCAGGCCTAAGTAAGCAAGGGCCAGCTTGCCCATTCGGTAGCCAATGGGCATGAAGGGACAACGGTGACATGGCCAAGAGGCCCGAAAAGAAAAAAACAAAGACGGCGCTTATCGTCAATATTATTAAAGTCATGGGGGCAAGACCTTTCCACTGGTTATTCCAACATCAGGGAAGCACCTGCCAGAGGGGATTCCAGATAAAATAGATCCCCAGAAGGATGACGACGACTCCGGCGCCTTTCCGGAACCAGCCGCTTGTTGAATTCCAGGCGGAATTTTCCAGCAGCCGCCCGACGAGGGCCGTGGATGAGCCGGCAACGACAATTGGAAGACAATGGCCGACGGCGAATAAGCCGATTAGCGTAAAACCCATGATGATCTGCTTCTGGATTGTGATGACGGCGAGAATCGGCGCGATAAAGCCGAAGGTGCAGGAACCGGAAAGCAATCCGTAGGCAAGCCCCAGAAAAAAAGCCCCGCTTCGCCCCCTCAAATTCATCCGCTGCAGCAGGCCTCCACCGGAGATGGAACAGGCCTGAACCCCGAACATACCCAGCGCCACCCAGATCAGGACAATCCCAACAACGATCTGCCAGTAGGGTCCGACATCTCCCAGCATCCTTCCCAGAACTGCACAGACGCTCCCCACGGCGGCGATGGAAAGAAACAGGCCGC
This genomic window from Syntrophus gentianae contains:
- a CDS encoding ABC transporter ATP-binding protein, translating into MSLVVAEAITKDYQTGDIIIRAIGGISFAIDPASFVSFIGPSGSGKTTLLNIIGCLDAPTSGRLTVAGTDVGTLDRRQGAAFRGANIGFIFQDFNLLPVLTAYENIEYPLIMVQKVPPEERRRRVTALLETVGMADQAKKRPDQLSGGQKQRVAIARALVTNPKIVLADEPTANLDSHTAHTVIELMKKIRDERRTTFIFSTHDQKLVDEVEILFTLEDGLLKNQNNGEDKP
- a CDS encoding cation diffusion facilitator family transporter — encoded protein: MSTERKIALGHNHNNHEPPASLKNLLFAMVINGGIVVFEMIFGLLIQSMALISDAIHNLSDIAAMGFSYWAERISRRPANERKTYGYHKFEFIAAFVNSIVLSVVIAFVFWETLKRLTSPPEIAGQEMLWVAIVALVGNGVATLLLQKISGRNFNMKSAWLHSLQDALLSLGVIVGALLITFFGWPIIDPLISMIICIFIAREIYKIIRHTVNALIDAVPPDIDYVEVRNDLLAIPCVAEVNDLHIWQTGAAQRLLSAHLKSDMDFPDTETMINAVQKMLITKYGINHTTIQILPASAGEMKYCNHCNAWIKNQE
- a CDS encoding Spy/CpxP family protein refolding chaperone → MKTIRVIGIVVLLIVAISANVQAYREGGGRPGYGYGSNLDDRMIARLNLTADQKARIITLREAHSKEIQPLQDELYSRSNELKQLWLQRSLDQDRITDVEREVRTLRSRIRDKIDSNRQAVFSILTTEQQAIFKRYEADRKDGSGKSMRDRRGMGMPPAMDRGMRGH
- a CDS encoding DNA-binding protein; this translates as MKTKRMAGMMIVITFLLTASLAFAGPGRGGGWGGRGSGGWGMGSPYQGLYNAANLETLVGTVVGIEQTVPMRQMNQGIALTVKTEKETISVHLGPSWYFERLDTKVNKGDQVEIKGTRTTFSNKPVIIAAEVKKGDKVLVLRDSAGVPVWAGWGWGR
- a CDS encoding ABC transporter permease gives rise to the protein MMDLYKIALRNLLRYKRRTLLTASLITIGVVFVLVFMAVSGSFKAMMIGQITDAMLGHIQIHKKGYVASIDNLPLNLNLKASAFARIEETLQQQKDIEAYSPRLKFGGLFSNFSESTNIRLNGVYPEREFKTVPLLTSRIAEGKKTLGRGEIFIPSLLAIGMKVKVGDPVVIVATNKDGSVNGKPFVVAGILESVTGPGGRDGYLHIEDAADVLRMPELEISEVAIRLKDFDRLQLTFTELEKRLASAFGKDGKFPLEIHTWEGLTPFFNIARMLDVMTFFIKLMLVALVLISVLNVMIMAVYERIREIGTMAAIGTPPGKILALFMLEGFSLGILGTLIGCGLGVLLIFILNLAHITFNFGQQRGLLLEATVHPGALLSIAGIVIIVSVLASLQPAFKASRMEPINALRHV
- a CDS encoding cytochrome c biogenesis CcdA family protein; this encodes MEMFFLTVNQWLTASFLMASVGSFLWGMISVLFSPCHLASIPLMIAYVAGQRETLAPRQAGFYAVLFTSGLFLSIAAVGSVCAVLGRMLGDVGPYWQIVVGIVLIWVALGMFGVQACSISGGGLLQRMNLRGRSGAFFLGLAYGLLSGSCTFGFIAPILAVITIQKQIIMGFTLIGLFAVGHCLPIVVAGSSTALVGRLLENSAWNSTSGWFRKGAGVVVILLGIYFIWNPLWQVLP